A region of Sulfurimonas sp. DNA encodes the following proteins:
- a CDS encoding HD domain-containing phosphohydrolase has protein sequence MPTVEIFKYKILSIDDNKNNLFTLNALLSTVGNIVPIEAVGAKEALDILLTQHIDLIICDVQMPDINGFELAKLIKSNKKTKDIPIIFVTAVFKSDDFIAQGFELGAVDYLTKPIDDNQLLNKITLYLKIFEQKNQLQQSEKNFYDIAQSIGDGIYTLTIDGKTSFINNEALKLLGFDSKELLNVKIHDYIHYKNSENKPLLFHDCSVYKCMNDGEIYSNENEVLVKKDGLFLHVSMLVTPLYADNNIVGSVVIFKDKTHQNTINVLKEEKIKNQEQMIHSMIDMIESRDSYAAGHSKRVSKYCVLIAKEMKYNKKDIELIKNAAWLHDIGKISTSDSVLLKQSQFDDFEYELIKKHLDSGYEMLYQIDQYKVLSDVMREHHERYDGSGYPRGLKGNEIKPLSQIMIVADAFDAMTTNRVYKEKKSIKVALKELESLSAIQFHPDVVVAAVVALSKVKVD, from the coding sequence ATGCCAACAGTAGAGATATTTAAATATAAAATTTTATCTATAGATGACAATAAAAATAACCTTTTTACTCTTAATGCTCTTTTGAGTACAGTTGGAAATATTGTTCCAATTGAAGCAGTTGGTGCGAAGGAAGCACTTGATATACTGCTTACTCAACATATTGACCTTATAATATGTGATGTTCAGATGCCAGATATAAATGGATTTGAATTAGCAAAGTTAATTAAGTCAAATAAGAAGACTAAAGATATACCCATTATCTTTGTAACGGCTGTTTTTAAAAGTGATGATTTTATAGCTCAAGGTTTTGAATTAGGAGCAGTAGACTATCTTACAAAACCAATAGATGATAATCAACTTTTAAATAAAATAACACTTTATTTAAAGATATTTGAACAAAAAAATCAATTACAACAAAGTGAGAAAAACTTTTATGATATAGCACAAAGTATAGGCGATGGCATCTATACTTTAACAATAGATGGAAAAACGAGCTTTATAAATAATGAAGCACTAAAACTTTTAGGTTTTGACTCTAAAGAACTTTTAAATGTTAAAATTCATGACTACATACACTATAAAAACAGTGAAAATAAACCATTGTTATTTCATGATTGTAGTGTCTATAAATGTATGAATGATGGTGAAATTTACAGTAATGAAAATGAAGTTTTAGTAAAAAAAGATGGTTTATTTCTACATGTTTCAATGCTAGTGACACCACTATATGCCGATAATAACATAGTTGGTTCAGTAGTTATTTTTAAAGATAAAACTCATCAAAATACAATAAATGTATTAAAAGAAGAGAAAATTAAAAATCAAGAACAGATGATTCACTCAATGATTGATATGATTGAATCAAGAGACTCTTATGCAGCTGGGCATAGCAAAAGAGTTTCAAAATACTGCGTTCTTATTGCTAAAGAAATGAAATATAATAAAAAAGATATAGAGTTAATAAAAAATGCAGCATGGCTTCATGATATAGGTAAAATATCAACATCAGATAGCGTTTTGTTAAAACAATCTCAATTTGATGATTTTGAATATGAGTTAATTAAAAAGCATCTAGACTCTGGCTATGAAATGTTATATCAGATTGATCAATATAAAGTATTGTCTGATGTAATGAGAGAACACCATGAAAGATATGATGGAAGTGGCTATCCTAGAGGTCTAAAAGGTAATGAGATTAAACCTCTAAGTCAGATTATGATTGTTGCAGATGCCTTTGATGCAATGACAACAAATAGAGTATATAAAGAGAAAAAGAGTATAAAAGTTGCTTTAAAAGAACTTGAAAGTCTAAGTGCTATACAGTTTCATCCAGATGTGGTAGTAGCAGCAGTAGTTGCCTTAAGTAAAGTGAAAGTTGATTAG
- a CDS encoding diguanylate cyclase: MKKTILCIDDTEENLFTIKSVIDTVASNNYELILCNSAHEGLDILLRQRVDLILLDIMMPEIDGFSAAKMIRSNKRTKEIPIIFVTAKKDDETIEECYKLGGVDYINKPFNHIELLSRISFHLELKNKEVELKKEKNYAQGILDFQENIIVVTDGKKATSVNSALLDFYDMDSIESFIDTHKCISFSFIEENGYFSLALLKIPSMWIYEVMKLSVNEDVVVKILQNEVEYIFNLKANVFTDKYIVTLTDITQLTKISLEYKHEANYDALTKIYNRNMFHKLIDAKMLDSKKYKRPFIFILLDIDFFKNVNDNYGHLVGDKVLQRLSALIHKHIRSNDIFARWGGEEFVLALDVGLEKGIEIANSLRKHIELEVFEEVKSITCSFGITEHKEDDTLEEMIGRADTALYEAKEKGRNRVCQQ; encoded by the coding sequence ATGAAAAAAACTATATTATGTATTGATGATACAGAGGAAAATCTTTTTACAATAAAAAGTGTTATAGATACTGTGGCAAGTAATAATTATGAATTAATTCTTTGCAACTCAGCACATGAAGGGTTAGACATACTTCTAAGACAAAGAGTTGATTTGATTTTACTTGATATTATGATGCCAGAAATAGATGGTTTTAGTGCCGCAAAAATGATAAGGTCAAATAAAAGAACAAAAGAGATACCTATTATTTTTGTAACAGCTAAAAAAGATGATGAGACCATAGAAGAATGTTATAAATTGGGTGGTGTGGATTATATTAATAAGCCTTTTAATCATATAGAACTTCTATCGCGTATATCTTTTCATTTAGAATTAAAAAATAAAGAAGTTGAACTTAAAAAAGAAAAAAATTATGCTCAGGGAATTTTAGATTTTCAAGAAAATATCATAGTGGTTACGGATGGAAAGAAAGCAACAAGCGTAAATAGCGCACTTCTTGATTTTTACGATATGGATTCTATAGAATCTTTTATAGATACCCACAAATGTATTTCCTTTAGCTTTATTGAAGAAAATGGATACTTTAGTTTAGCTCTTTTAAAAATCCCATCTATGTGGATATATGAAGTTATGAAACTATCTGTGAACGAAGATGTTGTGGTTAAAATTCTTCAAAATGAAGTTGAGTATATATTTAATTTAAAAGCAAATGTTTTTACTGATAAATATATAGTTACATTGACAGATATTACGCAACTTACAAAAATTTCACTAGAGTATAAGCATGAAGCAAACTACGATGCACTAACTAAAATATATAATAGAAATATGTTTCATAAACTAATTGATGCAAAAATGTTAGATTCAAAGAAATATAAAAGACCATTTATATTTATTTTGTTAGATATAGATTTTTTTAAAAATGTAAATGATAACTATGGACACTTAGTTGGAGATAAAGTTTTGCAGCGGTTATCTGCACTTATTCACAAACATATTCGCTCAAATGACATCTTTGCTAGATGGGGTGGAGAAGAGTTTGTTTTAGCTTTAGATGTTGGACTTGAAAAAGGTATTGAAATCGCCAATAGTTTGAGAAAACATATTGAACTAGAGGTGTTTGAAGAGGTTAAGAGCATTACTTGTAGTTTTGGTATAACTGAGCATAAAGAAGATGATACACTTGAAGAAATGATTGGTAGAGCAGACACTGCGCTGTACGAAGCAAAAGAAAAAGGACGAAATAGGGTATGCCAACAGTAG